The proteins below come from a single Parageobacillus thermoglucosidasius genomic window:
- a CDS encoding YjcZ family sporulation protein: protein MSYGSGGCGYGGYGYGHGFVLIVVLFILLIIVGATWC from the coding sequence ATGTCATATGGCTCGGGTGGCTGCGGCTACGGCGGCTACGGTTATGGCCATGGTTTTGTGCTTATCGTTGTTTTGTTCATCTTACTCATTATTGTTGGCGCAACATGGTGCTAA
- a CDS encoding YjcZ family sporulation protein: MGAAYGGGFALIVVLFILLIIVGCACIGGWGY; encoded by the coding sequence ATGGGTGCAGCGTACGGTGGTGGATTTGCGCTAATCGTCGTTTTGTTCATTTTGTTGATTATTGTTGGATGCGCATGTATTGGTGGTTGGGGTTACTAA